The proteins below are encoded in one region of Mus caroli chromosome 10, CAROLI_EIJ_v1.1, whole genome shotgun sequence:
- the Rab5b gene encoding ras-related protein Rab-5B produces MTSRSTARPNGQPQASKICQFKLVLLGESAVGKSSLVLRFVKGQFHEYQESTIGAAFLTQSVCLDDTTVKFEIWDTAGQERYHSLAPMYYRGAQAAIVVYDITNQETFARAKTWVKELQRQASPSIVIALAGNKADLANKRMVEYEEAQAYADDNSLLFMETSAKTAMNVNDLFLAIAKKLPKSEPQNLGGAAGRSRGVDLHEQSQQNKSQCCSN; encoded by the exons ATGACTAGCAGAAGTACAGCCAGGCCCAATGGGCAACCACAGGCCAGCAAAATATGCCAGTTCAAATTGGTCCTGCTGGGAGAGTCTGCGGTGGGGAAGTCTAGCCTGGTGTTACGTTTTGTCAAAGGACAGTTCCATGAATACCAGGAAAGCACCATTGGAG CGGCCTTCCTCACCCAATCCGTGTGTCTAGATGACACAACAGTCAAGTTTGAGATCTGGGACACTGCTGGGCAGGAGCGATACCACAGTTTAGCCCCTATGTACTACAGGGGTGCCCAGGCTGCAATCGTGGTCTATGATATTACTAATCAG GAAACGTTTGCTCGGGCAAAGACATGGGTAAAGGAACTACAGCGGCAAGCCAGCCCTAGCATTGTTATTGCCTTGGCAGGGAACAAAGCTGACCTTGCCAACAAGCGCATGGTGGAGTATGAA GAGGCTCAGGCATATGCAGATGACAACAGTTTATTATTTATGGAGACTTCAGCTAAGACTGCTATGAACGTGAATGATCTCTTCCTGGCAATAG caaaGAAGTTGCCAAAGAGTGAACCCCAGAATCTGGGGGGTGCGGCAGGCCGAAGTCGGGGTGTGGATCTTCATGAGCAGTCCCAGCAGAACAAGAGCCAGTGTTGTAGCAACTGA
- the Suox gene encoding sulfite oxidase, mitochondrial, translated as MLLRLYRSVVVRLPQAIRVKSTPLRLCIQACSTNDSLKPQHPSLTFSDDNSRTRRWKVMGTLLGLGAVLVYHEQRCRASQESPRMYSKEDVRSHNNPKTGVWVTLGSEVFDVTKFVDLHPGGPSKLMLAAGGPLEPFWALYAVHNQPHVRELLAEYKIGELNPEDSMSPSLEASDPYADDPIRHPALRINSQRPFNAEPPPELLTEGYITPNPIFFTRNHLPVPNLDPHTYRLHVVGAPGGQSLSLSLDDLHKFPKHEVTVTLQCAGNRRSEMSKVKEVKGLEWRTGAISTARWAGARLCDVLAQAGHRLCDSEAHVCFEGLDSDPTGTAYGASIPLARAMDPEAEVLLAYEMNGQPLPRDHGFPVRVVVPGVVGARHVKWLGRVSVESEESYSHWQRRDYKGFSPSVDWDTVNFDLAPSIQELPIQSAITQPQDGAIVESGEVTIKGYAWSGGGRAVIRVDVSVDGGLTWQEAELEGEEQRPRKAWAWRIWQLKAQVPAEQKELNIICKAVDDSYNVQPDTVAPIWNLRGVLSNAWHRVHVQVVP; from the exons ATGCTGCTGCGGCTATACAGATCCGTGGTTGTGAGGCTCCCACAGGCCATCAG AGTCAAGTCAACCCCCTTGAGGCTCTGCATTCAAGCATGTTCCACAAATGATTCACTTAAGCCCCAGCATCCCAGCCTTACCTTTTCTGATGATAACTCAAGGACTCGGAGATGGAAAGTCATGGGGACCCTGTTAGGCCTGGGTGCGGTGCTGGTCTACCATGAGCAACGATGTAGG GCTTCCCAGGAGTCACCACGGATGTACTCTAAAGAGGATGTGCGTTCTCACAACAACCCTAAAACTGGAGTCTGGGTAACTCTAGGCTCTGAGGTCTTCGATGTCACAAAATTTGTGGACCTGCATCCAGGAGGACCATCGAAACTGATGCTAGCAGCTGGAGGTCCCCTAGAACCCTTCTGGGCCCTCTATGCTGTGCACAACCAGCCCCATGTACGTGAGTTACTGGCCGAGTATAAGATTGGGGAACTGAACCCCGAAGATAGCATGTCCCCCTCCTTGGAAGCCTCTGACCCTTATGCTGATGATCCTATTCGTCATCCAGCCCTGAGGATTAATAGCCAGCGCCCCTTTAATGCAGAGCCTCCTCCTGAACTGCTAACAGAAGGCTACATCACACCAAATCCTATTTTCTTCACCCGTAACCATCTGCCTGTACCTAACCTGGACCCACACACCTATCGCTTACATGTAGTAGGGGCACCTGGAGGTCAGTCACTGTCTCTGTCCTTGGATGATTTGCATAAGTTTCCCAAACATGAGGTCACTGTCACTCTGCAGTGTGCTGGTAACCGGCGCTCCGAAATGAGTAAGGtcaaggaagtgaaaggtctggAGTGGAGAACAGGGGCCATCAGCACAGCACGCTGGGCTGGGGCCCGGCTCTGTGATgtgttagcccaggctggtcatCGACTCTGTGACTCTGAGGCCCATGTCTgttttgaaggactggattcagATCCCACTGGAACTGCCTATGGAGCATCTATCCCTCTGGCTCGGGCCATGGATCCTGAAGCCGAGGTCCTCCTGGCTTATGAAATGAATGGTCAGCCTCTACCTCGTGACCATGGCTTCCCTGTACGGGTGGTGGTTCCTGGTGTAGTAGGTGCCCGCCACGTCAAATGGCTGGGCAGAGTGAGTGTGGAGTCAGAGGAGAGTTATAGTCACTGGCAGAGGCGGGATTACAAAggcttttctccatctgtggaCTGGGACACGGTAAACTTTGACCTAGCTCCATCAATTCAGGAACTCCCTATCCAGTCAGCTATCACACAACCTCAAGATGGGGCCATTGTAGAGTCAGGCGAGGTGACTATCAAGGGCTATGCATGGAGTGGTGGTGGCAGGGCTGTGATTCGAGTGGATGTGTCTGTGGATGGGGGACTAACCTGGCAGGAAGCTGAGCTAGAGGGAGAGGAACAACGTCCCAGGAAGGCCTGGGCTTGGCGAATATGGCAGTTGAAAGCTCAGGTGCCAGCTGAGCAAAAGGAATTGAACATCATCTGCAAAGCTGTAGATGACAGTTACAATGTGCAGCCAGACACCGTAGCCCCAATCTGGAACCTTCGGGGTGTACTCAGCAATGCCTGGCACCGTGTCCATGTTCAGGTGGTCCCATGA